ACAGTTGTCCTATTATTTTACCAAAATGATCAAGCTGATTTTGGAGAGGTGTTTTTTCACTACGAGTTTCTTTTATCAAATTAGCAATATGACCCAACTCGGTTTTTTGACCAGTAGCAGTAACTATTGCTTGGCCCCTTCCCCTGGCTACCACCGTTCCAAAATAAACCATATTTTCTCGATCAGCCAAAGGAGTATTTTCTGGTAAAACATCAATATTTTTATTCGAGGGAATTGATTCACCGGTGAGTGTCGCTTCAATTACTTCAAAATTTTGAGCTTCAAAAAGTCTTGCGTCAGCAGGAATTCTGTCGCCGGCAGTCAATAAAATAATATCCCCCGGGACAACTCGTTCTTGGGGAATAATTATTTCTTCACCATTTCTAAACACCTTTGCTTTGTAGGTGATTAGTTTTCCAAGAGCCAATAATGCCGTGTTTGCTTTGTACTCTTGTAAAAAACCAACCGAGGTACTAATTAAAACAACGGTTAGAATTATCCAGGCATCAACGTTATGACTAGTTACAAAACTGATGGCCAAGGCGACTAAAAGAATATAGATTAAAGGATTTTTAAATTGATTTAGTAAAAGAGTAAAAATCGAAAATCTCTTTGTTAATGGCAATTTATTAATCCCAAATTTTTCTAAACGCAAAGCTACTTCTTTTTCTGAAAGACCAGCAGTTGATGTTTGCAGTGAATTAAATAGTTCCTGAAGTGGCAGTTGATGATAGGTTTTGTGTTCCATATGTTAATTTTTTTTATTATTGAGTTTAATCGCCAATTAAATTGTATTGACATCGATTATAATAAGATTGATACTAGTAATAATACCAATTAATAACTAGCGTTGTCTATGGAGAGAATAACTATATTCTTTGATATTATAAATAGATAGTACTGATAAATAACTATTAATTATTAAAAATTATATATGTCCAATATTTATCCCTGGAAATTAACACCAGTCGATCACGAAATCATGCCAGCAATCAAGAATCGTTGGAGTTCATTAGCGTTTAGTAGTAATGCCATCGAAACGGAGAAAGTAAACCAATTATTAGAAGCAATGCGTTGGGCACCATCCTCGCGCAATGAACAACCCTGGCGGGTTATTTATGCCACTAAAGATGATTTGGTTAATTATGAAAAATTAGCCGCGTGTATTGTGGAGGGTAATAGCTGGGCTAAGCAAGCGCCGTTATTGTTATTGATTGGTGCCAAGAAGAATTTAAATTATAACCAGCAACCAAACGCTCACGCTTGGTATGATACTGGCGCCGCTGTTAATTCTTTACTGCTACAAGCAACTGAGTTAGGATTAATGGTTCATCAAATGGGTGCTTTTGATAGGACTAAAGCAATGGAAAATTATCATTTACCGACGGATCTTGAGGTAATAGTTCTGATAGCTATTGGTTATTCCGGTCAAAAAGAGACATTGCCCCTTAATTGGCAAGAACGACAGCAAGCACCGCGTCAGCGAAAGACAATTAGCGAATTTGCCAGTAATACTGAGTGGTTGTCCTAACTTTGCTCAGAAACTGAATTGTTAGTATAATATAGATAAGTTAATAAATATTTTATTGCTTATGAAAAAAATTATTTTGGTAGTAGTAATTGTTATCTTAGTGGCGGCGCCACTATCAGTTTTTGCTTTTTCTTGGAAAGGTTTTTCTTGGTGGAAAAATACACCCAGTACCGTACAAAACGAGTCAGCACCCAGAGAATTAACTGATTATGAAAAATGGGCTTTAGAAAAAAAATATCAAGCTTGGGATTTAGCGGTCAAGGAAAAGAATATCCGTTATTTGTTAGAAGATGAGAGTTATTTTACTTGGACAGAAGAGGAGATGAATTATTTGATTGCTAAATTATTATTGAAAGATAAAAATAAATCCATCAGGGAGCTAAAGATTACTTTAAATGATGGCGAAATGGCTTTGAATGGTTATATCTTTAAGCCCGTACGCGGTGGTTTTAAGTCGGTGATCAAACCAGTATCTAAAGATAAGGAAATTGATATTTATTTCAGTAAGTTAAAGTTAAACGGTGTTTTCTTTCCGAAATTTGTGGCTAACATGATTGTCTCCAGTTACACGAAGTCAATTATGAATATGCTTTATAATTATCCAGACTACAAAGAAATCCAGATTGAAATTAAAGATCATAAGTTAACTATCAAATATTTATAAATTAAAAAAACCCACTGGTTTACCAGTGAGTTTTTTTATCGTAGTATATTGTAGTTTATTTACTTTTTTTCGCTAGCGTCTTGATACACCTGGTACAAAGTTTTTGTCGTACGCCATCAACAATCTTGGATTGCAGATTAATCATAACCACTCTTTTGGTTTTGATATTGGAATGACTTTTGGTTTGTCCGGAGACAGTACCGCGCTGACATTTTTCGCAAACTTTTGACATAATCTAGTGATTAAAATATTATAGATATTAATGACCGTATTCTAATATTTTTTAGAAATAAAGTCAAGAATAACCATTTATTGAATAGTTAATGAGTATTATCATTCAGGTTTTAGCGGTTTTGTATGCTATCGTGGTACATGAGTTTGGTCATGCTTGGGTAGCCAGGAAACAAGGTGATCATACGGCCGAATTGGCGGGACGTCTGACGCTCAATCCCATTGCCCACATTGATTGGTATGGCACTGTTTTGGTACCAGCCTTTTTAATCATTACGGGCAGTCCTTTAGTTTTTGGTTGGGCTAAACCAGTACCGATTAACCCCAATAACTTCACTAATCAACGGTGGGGGAATAGCATCGTGTCTTTGGCAGGACCGTTGGTTAATTTTGTTAGTCTAATCTTTTTCTTTGTTGTTTTAAAAGTTTTATTAATCGGACAGCTGTTGGCCGATGGCAATAGTCTGATCACTTTTTTAGTTTATTTAATAATTTATAACTTAATATTTTTAGTTTTTAATCTTATTCCCATACCGCCATTGGATGGCTCAAAAGTACTTTTTGATGTTTTACCCAATAAGTTAGAGCAAGTGAAGTATTTTTTAGAAACTCAAGGGCAGTGGATTTTATTGGGAATTTTGGTACTAGATAGTTTTTTACAACTTGGTATTCTAAGTAGTTTGATTGGTTTTTTTGCTAATCTAGTATTTAGTGCGATTTAATGTAGGATTGATTTCGTAGATATTATTGCAGATAAAAAAATAATTTATTAATAAATCATACTTTTATTATGAAAACCGTAGGAGTAATTGGGGGGCTTGGACCAGAAACAACATCAGAATTTTATCTTGATTTGATCTTTTCTTGTCAAAAAAAAGATAGATCACATCGGACATCAATTATTATTACTAGCGTTCCCTTACCTTATGAAATTGAGGACGATGCCATAGTTAAAAATACTGGATTTGAAAAGATATTACCCTTTTTAGTTGCGGAAGCGAAAAGATTAGAAAGGGCTGGGGCGGATTTTATTGTAATGCCTTGTAATTCTCTCCATGTTTTTATTAAAGAGATTAGAAGCGCCGTTAACATTCCGGTTCTTAGTATAGTTGAAGAAACGGTAAAATTCCTCAAGAAAAATAATTTTTTTAAGGTGGGAATAGTTTCAACATCAGCTACAATCGAGAATAAATTGTATGAGAATTCTTTTGCAGAAAATAATATAGGTTATAAAACTCCCGATGCATTGCAACAGGCAAAAATGGGAAAGTTTATAGTTCATCTGGTTAACGGACAACAAAACAATAAAGATCGCGAAGAACTCATTCTGATTATTAATGATTTTGAAAAGAAAGATGTTGATTGCGTAGTACTTGCTTGCACTGATCTTCAATTGCTAATACCCAAGCATCCATCTTTACAGATATTTGATACAATGAAAATATTTGTTGATGCAACAGTTGAA
The genomic region above belongs to Candidatus Komeilibacteria bacterium CG_4_10_14_0_2_um_filter_37_10 and contains:
- a CDS encoding nitroreductase, translating into MSNIYPWKLTPVDHEIMPAIKNRWSSLAFSSNAIETEKVNQLLEAMRWAPSSRNEQPWRVIYATKDDLVNYEKLAACIVEGNSWAKQAPLLLLIGAKKNLNYNQQPNAHAWYDTGAAVNSLLLQATELGLMVHQMGAFDRTKAMENYHLPTDLEVIVLIAIGYSGQKETLPLNWQERQQAPRQRKTISEFASNTEWLS
- a CDS encoding 50S ribosomal protein L28, whose amino-acid sequence is MSKVCEKCQRGTVSGQTKSHSNIKTKRVVMINLQSKIVDGVRQKLCTRCIKTLAKKSK
- a CDS encoding site-2 protease family protein, translating into MSIIIQVLAVLYAIVVHEFGHAWVARKQGDHTAELAGRLTLNPIAHIDWYGTVLVPAFLIITGSPLVFGWAKPVPINPNNFTNQRWGNSIVSLAGPLVNFVSLIFFFVVLKVLLIGQLLADGNSLITFLVYLIIYNLIFLVFNLIPIPPLDGSKVLFDVLPNKLEQVKYFLETQGQWILLGILVLDSFLQLGILSSLIGFFANLVFSAI